The genomic stretch AGCCCCCTGCCCGCTCCATGCCGAGACGGGCGATGCGGCGCAGTTCGTCGATCGGGGTCAGCCCGCCGCTGCGCTCATAGTGCCAGAAGGTCCAGCCATTGCAGGCGTCCAGGCCCTGCACCTCGGCGCCGATCTTGTGGATCGAGCCGGCGCTGTCGCCGATCGCCACCGTGCCGTCGGCGCGCACCTTGGCCGCCCAGCGCTTCTTGGCGTCGTAAAGCGTCGCGCCAGGCGTCACTAAGCCGGTGTCGATCAGGCTGACGAAGGCAACGCGCGGCTCGGCACGCTTGCCGGTCAATACCGTCAAATCGGCATCCTCCAGCGGCCGCACCGCATCGATGCGCTCGTTGGCGGCGTCGATATAGGCCTGCTCGCGCTCGATGCCGACGAAATGACGGCCGAGGCGTTTGGCGACCGCACCGGTCGTGCCTGAGCCGAAGAAGGGATCGAGCACGATGTCGCCCGGCTTGGTCGAGGCCATCATGATGCGGGCGAGCAGCGCTTCCGGCTTCTGTGTCGGGTGCAGCTTGTCGCCATTTTCGTTCTTCAGCCGCTCGCCACCGGTGCAGATCGGGAACAGCCAGTCCGAACGCATCTGGATGTCGTCGTTCGATGCCTTCAGCGCCTCATAATTGAAGGTGTAACCCTTGCCCTTCTGGTCGCGGGAAGCCCAGATCATCGTCTCATGCGCGTTCTGGAAACGCCGGCCGCGGAAATTCGGCATCGGATTGGTCTTGCGCCAGACCACGTCGTTGAGGATCCAGAAGCCCAGATCCTGCATCTTGGCGCCGACCCGGAAGATGTTGTGATAGGAGCCGATGACCCAGATGGTGCCGTTGGGCTTCAGCACGCGGCGCGCCGCCAAAAGCCAGGCGCGGGTGAAGGCATCGTAGGCTTCGAAATTCTCGAACTGGTCCCAGTGATCGTCGACCGCGTCGACCTTGGACTGGTCGGGCCGGTGCAGGTCGCCGTCGAGCTGCAGATTGTAGGGCGGATCGGCGAAAATGACGTCGACCGATTTTTCCGGCAGGCGGTCGAGGGCCGCGACGCAGTCGCCCTTGAGGATCGTGTCCAGCCATTCGGATTGCTGGGGAGCGTGGGACAACTCGTGGAGAAGACGCACGGCAGACATTTTTACACCCAAGGCACGCGTTACTGTTTACTCCCCGTTATGGTTACCGATCAGCGTAAATATTCGGTGAAGGCTCGCGGACAGGCCTGCCAGGTTTGCGAAGGCCGGGCCATTGGTGTATGCCGCGCCGCCCGAGGCCCTCAAGGCCGCCTCACCCTCACTTTGTCCGGATCGCCATGCCCCAGCCAGACCTTGTCATCTTCGATTGCGACGGCGTGCTCGTCGATTCCGAAATCATCGCCGCGCGGATCGAGGCCGAGTTGATAACGCTCGCCGGATATGAAATCTCGGCCGAGGAGATTGCCGAGAGCTATGCGGGCCTGACGTTCAAGGACATCCTTCTGCGGATCGAGGAGAAGTCCAAAATCCCGTTCCAGGCGTCGCTGATCGACCGCGCCGAAGAGCTCGTCGACCGCAAGCTGCGCAGCGACGTGCGCGCCATCGACGGCGTCCGCGAAGCAGTCGCCTCGGTCACCACGCAGCGCTGCATCTGCTCCAACTCACGCTCGGAGCGGATAGAATTCATGCTGGAGAAGGTGCATCTGCTGCCGTTCTTCGCCGGCCGCATCTTCTCGGCGCTGGAAATACCGAGCAAAAAGACCAAGCCGGCGCCGGACGTGTTCCTGCTCGCGGCGGAAAAGCTCGGCGCGAACCCAGCGAACACTTTCGTTATCGAGGATTCCGTGCACGGCGTCACCGGCGCCAGGGCAGCCGGTATGCGGGTGATCGGCTTCACCGGCGCCAGCCACAGCTATCCCGGCCACGCCGACGCGCTGACCGAGGCCGGCGCCGAAACGGTGATCCGCCGCTGGGCAGAGCTGAAAAGCGTGATCGCGGCGCTGTCGGAATGGTCAGCCGACGCCTGAGGCGCGCGCCGAGCTGAGCGCACGCTATGCCGATGACCGCTCAGTTCGTCGCCGCGGCCTTCTTCCTGCGGGTCTTCTTCGGCTTGTCGGTCGTCGCCTTCGGCGCGGTTTCATCATAGCCGGCATAGGCCTGATAATCCTGCGCCGTCGGCGCCGGCACCACGATATTGGAATCGGTGAAGACGAACTGGGTGGCGACCGACGGATCGGTGACCTGAACCTGATACTGGTGGATCTGCGAGTAGAGCACGTCTGTGCCGTGCATCACCGCGGTGCGGATCGGCATGGTGATGGTGCCGGGCGAGAACTTCGGTCCCGGCACGATCTTGCCGGCGACCGCGATCTTCATCGTCAGTTGTCCGTCGGCGCGGCTGCAATCGCGGGTCACGTCGGCAATCGAGGCCTGATAGATGATCCTCTGAGAATCGTCGGGTGCGGCCGCAGCGGCGGCGGCGTCGGCAGCGGCCTGTGCCTGTGCCTCCTGCGCCTGCTGGTCGGCTTCGGCCTGGTTCCTCGGCTTGCGCATGGGCTTGGACTTCGGCTTCGGCTTCTGGACGTCCTTGGAGTAGGTGTTGAAGAAGGCCGTGCCGTCGCGCACCGTCACGCGCGGGCAATAGGCATTCAACTGGCTGGCCAGAATCTTGGGATCCTGCGGAGGTGGCGGCGCGGCTGGATCCTTCTTGCCGCCCAAGCCGAGGTTCAGGATGCCATTGTCGCCCGATTGGCAGCCGGCGGCGGCGAGCATAAAGCCAGTGAGCGCAAGACCCGCCAAAAAGCGGCCACTTGATGTACGAAACGCCATGAAACTCCCACTTCCCTCTCGTAAAGCTGGTGACGTATATCAACGGCGCGGCAAAAATGCGACTGGAGCCGGCACAGAAATTAACCACCTTGTGGTGAACGGAAAAGCCAAGCGGCAACGGGACTGAGACATGCAATATGTGAGTACGCGCGGGGAAGCACCCGCGCTTGGATTTTCCGATGCCGTGCTGGCGGGGCTGGCGCGCGATGGCGGGCTTTACGTGCCGCGCGA from Mesorhizobium sp. 113-3-3 encodes the following:
- a CDS encoding site-specific DNA-methyltransferase; the encoded protein is MSAVRLLHELSHAPQQSEWLDTILKGDCVAALDRLPEKSVDVIFADPPYNLQLDGDLHRPDQSKVDAVDDHWDQFENFEAYDAFTRAWLLAARRVLKPNGTIWVIGSYHNIFRVGAKMQDLGFWILNDVVWRKTNPMPNFRGRRFQNAHETMIWASRDQKGKGYTFNYEALKASNDDIQMRSDWLFPICTGGERLKNENGDKLHPTQKPEALLARIMMASTKPGDIVLDPFFGSGTTGAVAKRLGRHFVGIEREQAYIDAANERIDAVRPLEDADLTVLTGKRAEPRVAFVSLIDTGLVTPGATLYDAKKRWAAKVRADGTVAIGDSAGSIHKIGAEVQGLDACNGWTFWHYERSGGLTPIDELRRIARLGMERAGG
- a CDS encoding HAD family hydrolase; translated protein: MPQPDLVIFDCDGVLVDSEIIAARIEAELITLAGYEISAEEIAESYAGLTFKDILLRIEEKSKIPFQASLIDRAEELVDRKLRSDVRAIDGVREAVASVTTQRCICSNSRSERIEFMLEKVHLLPFFAGRIFSALEIPSKKTKPAPDVFLLAAEKLGANPANTFVIEDSVHGVTGARAAGMRVIGFTGASHSYPGHADALTEAGAETVIRRWAELKSVIAALSEWSADA